Proteins encoded together in one Papaver somniferum cultivar HN1 unplaced genomic scaffold, ASM357369v1 unplaced-scaffold_21, whole genome shotgun sequence window:
- the LOC113339479 gene encoding uncharacterized protein LOC113339479: MKKLFLEKYFPASKAAATRKEISGILQITGESLYEYWERYKRLLTSLPHHNVSSTLIIQYFYEGLLPEPRNLIDAAAGGSLTEKTISQTTSLIESMASNAQQFYTRHDSNVRRVSEMGESPNTEHRLSTIEKAIHRLASVVAPPYEEEAEVNALFPNPIPRYDPYYNTYNSGWKDHPNFSYANKQVAAPNPYARQGGFQQQFQSQPQPQAPKEDASEKMITMMQGLSSMFQQSQQKAEQNQLKTDNAIRDLQTQMGKLATDVNLLKSQASTKLPSQPFMNPREYLNAVTLRSGK; the protein is encoded by the coding sequence atgaaaaagctatttctggAAAAGTACTTTCCTGCTTCTAAGGCGGCTGCTActcgtaaagagattagtggtattCTACAGATTACTGGAGAATCTCTTTATGAATACTGGGAGAGATACAAGAGGTTGCTGACGAGTTTACCTCACCACAATGTATCCTCAACacttatcattcaatacttctacgaaggactACTTCCAGAACcgaggaatttgattgatgcagcaGCCGGTGGTTCACtcactgagaagacaatctcgcaaACAACTAgtctgattgagagtatggcctcAAATGCACAACAGTTTTATACAAGACATGACTCAAATGTCAGAAGGGTTAGCGAGATGGGGGAGTCTCCAAATACAGAGCACCGGTTAAGTACAATTGAGAAGGCGATTCATCGTTTAGCTTCTGTAGTAGCTCCACCATATGAAGAAGAGGCTGAGGTTAATGCTCTATTTCCTAATCCAATAccaaggtatgatccatattATAACACCTATAATtcaggttggaaagatcatcctaatttcagttatgcaaacaagcaagttgCAGCTCCTAATCCTTATGCAAggcaaggtggttttcaacaacaatttCAATCACAACCGCAACCACAAGCACCAAAGGAGGACGCCTCTGAGAAGATGATTACCAtgatgcaaggtctttcatctatGTTCCAACAAAGTCAACAGAAAGCCGAACAAAATCAACTAAAAACTGATAATGCTATTAGAGATCTACAAACTCAAATGGGGAAGTTGGCAACGGATGTGAATCTACTGAAATCACAAGCATCGACAAAGTTGCCATCCCAACCTTTTATGAATCCAAGAGAGTATCTCAATGCAGTGACTTTAAGAAGTGGGAAATAA